The sequence below is a genomic window from Rhodococcus sp. 4CII.
TCGATTGCGTATCTCGATAATCCAGCCATCGTCATCCATTCACATTCGGTTGCACCAGCTCTCCGTTTCGCCGTTCGCGAGGAGAGTAACTATGCTTAGGCTTCACTAACCCAGCAACCTACCCCATGTCGCCGAATCGCCTCAACGGGCCGCGGTTCGACGGCACACAGGAGGACGACAGTGAGTTCCGACCCCAGCACCGTTCCGACCCGGGACCGGATCCGCGCCGACGTCGCCGACGTGCTCGACGTCCCCGTCGCCGACATCGACGACACCGCCAACCTCCTCGACGAAGGCATGGACTCGGTGCGGGTCATGGCGCTGGTCGAGCGGTGGCGAGCGGACGGCGTGCAAGTCGATCTCGTGGACCTCGTCGGTGAGCCGACACTCGACGCCTGGTTCGAGGTCACCGCGGCGCGATGAGCGATCCCACCGCCTACGCTTGATCCGGCTGGTCGATCCGAGGGTCGGCCCGGACACGGGAGGATGCGAGGGGACATGGCTCACGAAACCAGCGATGCAGGCAAGATGAGCGTGCTCCGGACACCACGGTTCTGGATAGCTCCCCTGCTCCTCGTCTCCGTCGTCATGTCTCTGCTCGCGGCGCTGTACATGGGGGGAATGCTCAATCCCCCCAAGCACCTCAACCACTTCCCGATCGCCCTGGTCAATCAGGACGAGGGCGACACCATGCCCAATTCGAACCCGCCCCAGCAGCAGAACTTCGGCGACCAGATCGCCGCAGGCCTCGTCGACGGTGTCGATCCGAACAAGGTCGAACTTCGGCAGATCGGGATCGCGCAGGCCCAGTCCGCACTGGACAACGGCGAGATCTACGGCGCCATCGTCATTCCGAGCGACTTCACGAAGCGCACCTTCATCCTCGCCCAGGCGAGCGTGGTTCCCGGGGACGTCGAGCGTCCCGTGATCACGATCTACACGAACCCCCGGGCCGGCACGATCAGCGCGAACCTCGTCCAGAACATCGGTGAGATGGCGATGGACAAGGCCAACCAGACGATGGGCGAACAACTCACCACCCAGGTCACACAGCAACTCCAGGCGACGGCACCCGACCTCCAGCTGTCGGGGGCCAGCCGGCTCGTGCTCGACGAGCCCATCGATGTCCGGGTAGTGGCACACAACCCGCTGCCCGACGGCACCGGTTTCGGTTTGGCGGCGTTCTACTACGCGCTGCTGATCGTGCTGGCCGGTTTCACCGGTGCGACCATTGCGAGCACCCTGATCGACGGCATGCTCGGATTCACGCCCACCGAGGTCGGGCCGTTGTACCTCCACAACGAGGCGGTCCCGATCTCACGCTTCCACACCCTGCTGATCAAGTGGGCGGTGATGGTGCTGCTGGCGATGATCGTGTCGGGCCTGTACCTGTGGATCAGTTCCGCCCTCGGGCTGCCGATCACCGACCCGCTCGCCCTCTGGGAGTACGGCGCCTTCGCGATCGCGGCGGTCGGGATCACGGCGATATCCGTGATGGCCGCGTTCGGCAACCTGGGCCTGCTCATCAACCTACTGGTCTTCGTCGTCCTGGCGCTGCCCTCGTCGGGCGGAACCATTCCGCTCGAGGCGGCGCCGCGGCTGTACACCTGGCTCGGTGAGTTCGAACCGATGCACCAGATCTACATCGGGGTGCGCGCCATCATGTTCTTCGGCGCCTCCGGCGACGCAGGGCTCATCCACGCGGTGTGGATGACCCTCGCCGGCCTCCTCATCGGCCTCGTCTTCGGCGCCGTGATCACCCGGTTCTACGACCGCAAGGGTCTGCATCGCCGCCACAAGGCGCTCAGCGAACCCGAACCGGTCGACGCCGCCGGGGCGTGACTCACGCGGGCGCGGACGACCAGGCCGCGCCGAACTGTTCGTACCAGGGATGCGGGGCGGGCATCGCCGCCAGCATCCGTTCGACGAACCGATCGGGGTCGCCGAGTTCGGCGAGTCCGACACCGCGGCGCTCGTAGTCTGCGAATTTGTCGTGCAGTCCGGCGATCACCTTGTCGGTCACCGTCTGCTCGAACTCTTCGATGGTTGCCATCGGATGCCCCTCCTTCCGGCGAGAAGCGTCTGCGTTCAGTGTAGTGCCGACCTGCGGGTTCGCCCTCGTCCGACGGCGGATTATCGACTGTCGGTGGCGCGGAGCAGACTGGGCCGGTGAGAGTGGTGATGGTTCCCGACGCCGACGGTGGCGCCACGACGATCCGCACCGATCCCGCGGGAGTTCCGGTCGAGTCGCCACGCCGTCACCCCGACGTCGTGGTCGCGGTCCGCGACATCGAGGCCTCCGAACACCCCCGCTGGGTCTGGACGAGTACCGCCGCCGTCTACCCCGCGCTGCTGCGGGCCGGGGTACGGGTGCGCCGCTGCCACGACCTCGCGCTCACCCACGCCGTCCTCAGCATGCGCGACGGCGTTCCGGCCCCGCCGCCGGACGAACCCGTCGACGAACGCCCCGGCCTGTTCGACACCGCACCCACCACGGATCCGGCGCGGGTGGTGGCCGACTTCGCGGAACAGCGGAAGACGATCGGTGACGACGCACGGCTCGACCTGCTGGTGGCCGCCGAGTCCGCGGGGGCACTCGCCGCCGCCGAGATGAGCTACGACGGTCTGCCGTTCTCCGCCGACGCGCACCGCGCCTTCCTCGAGGCGGCGCTCGGACCGCGGCCGACCGGCTACGACCTGCCGCAGCGCATCCAGGACGTATCCGGGGAGATCGGGACGGCGTTCGGTCGTCGCATCAACCCGGCGTCCCACGTCGAGGTCGTCGACGCCTTCCGCCGCGAGGGGATCGAACTCGCGTCCACCCGCAAGCACCTGCTCCGCGACGTCGATCACCCTGCGGTGCCGCTGCTCCTGCACCACCGGGACCTGTCCAAGTTGTTCAGTACCAACGGCTGGCAGTGGCTCGACAGTTGGGTCCGCGACGACCGGTTCCGGCCCGTCTACGTTCCCGGTGGCGTGGTCTCGGGCCGCTGGGCGAGCCGCGGCGGTGGCGCGCTGCAGATTCCGAAACCTCTGCGGTCGAGTGTGATCGCCGACCCGGGGCACACGTTCGTCATCGCCGACGCCGGCCAGCTCGAGCCGCGCATCCTGGCCGCGATGTCGGGTGATGCCCGGATGGTGGCCGCCGCGGGCTCCGACGACCTGTACGCACCGGTCGCGGCGGAGACGTTCGACGGTGACCGGGGCAAGGCCAAGGTCGCGATCCTCGGGGTGCTGTACGGGGCGACGGCGGGCGAGGCCCGGTCCCTGCTCACGCTGCTGCGCACACGTTTTCCCGTCGCCGTCGAATTCGTGGAGAGAGCGGCCCGCGCAGGCGAACGCGGCGAGGTGGTGCAGTCGTGGCTCGGGCGGGCGTGCCCACCGCCGTCACCCGACTTCTGGTCGCACGGCGACGCGCGTTCCCGCGGCCGGTTCACCCGAAACTTCGTGGTACAGGCGACGGCATCGGAGTGGGCTCTGTGTGTGCTGGCCGACCTGCGGCGACGGCTCGCCGACGACCCGGACAGCGAACTCGTCTTCTTCCAGCACGACGAGGTCATGGTCCACACCCGAAATCCCGAATCGGCGACGCGGCACGTCCTCGGTGCGGTGGACGTGGCCACCCGGCTCCTGTTCGGTGAGACACGGGTGCGGTTTCCGATGGATGTCGCGGTGCGGGACTGCTACGCCGAAACGTCCGACGCGACCTGACGCCCGCAACTTTCCGGTGTCGCCGGTGTGCCCGGCATGGTGTACTGGGACGCATTGCTGGAGGGGGCGGCGAAGGAGAACCCATGACGAAGTTGGATTCGACGGACTCGAGCACCAGCGGCGAGACGCCGCGCCGATTCCGCTGGCCCGCGTTCACCATCGTGGCCATCGCGATCGTCGCCTTCTTCGCCGGCGGGTTCGGGGGCTCCTTCCAGGGCAAGCTCACCGAGGTCCAGAAGAACGACAACGCCGCCTATCTGTCGAGTTCCGCCGAATCGACGATCGTCACCAACGAATCGGCAAAGTTCCTCACCGTCGAGACGATCCCCGGTTTCGTGCTGTTCCACAGCGACGCCCCGCTCACCGAGCAGGACAAGGCGTCGATCGCCCAGGCACGTGATGCCATCGCGACGGTCGACGGAGTCGACGCCGAAGGGATTGCCCAGACCCAGTTCTCCGAGGACGGCACGACAGCGTCGATCTACGTTCCGCTCGTCGCGAAGGAGGACGGCACGGCCGTCGCGGGTGACGTGCTCGCCGCCACCGAGGAGAACGTCCTCACCGCCGCGAAGAACGCGGCCACCGGACTCGAGGTTCTTCCGGCGGGCCCCGGTGGTCTCCTGGTGGCGTTCATCGACGCGTTCGCCGGACTCGACGGCGCCCTGCTCGGCGCCGCACTGCTCGTGGTGATCCTGATCCTGCTCGTCGTGTATCGATCGCCGGTGTTATGGTTCTTCCCGCTCTTCTCCGCCCTGCTCGCGCTCGGCCTGGCATCGATGGTGATCTATTACCTCGCCAAGGCCGACGTGCTCACCCTCACCGGCCAGAGTCAGGGCATCCTGTTCGTCCTCGTGATCGGCGCGGGCACCGACTACGCGCTTCTCCTGATCTCCCGATATCGGGAAGAATTGCACTTCTATCCCAGCCGCTTCGACGCCATGACGAAGGCATGGAAGGAATCCGCGCCCGCCATCACGGCGTCGGCGGTCACCGTCATCCTCGGTCTGCTGTGCCTGACGTTCTCCGAACTGAACTCCAACAAGAGTCTCGGGCCGGTCGCCGCGATCGGCATCGCGTGCACCTACCTCGTGATGATGACGTTTCTTCCCGTGGCACTGTCCGCCGCCGGCAGGTGGGTGTTCTGGCCGCGGAAACCGAAGGTGGACGAGGCTGCAGACCTCACCACCCACGGTCTGTGGGGCAGGATCGCCGCCCAGGTCGGCAGCAAGGACCGCCCCCTGTGGATCGGCACGACCGTGTTGCTGGCCGTTCTGTTCCTGGTCGGCATCGGCAGCCTGAAGACGGACGGGCTGTCGTCGTCGGAGAACTTCACCAACCGACCCGACGCCGTCGTCGGACAGGAGTTGTACGACTCCCAGTTCGACCCCGGTGCCGGTGCGCCCGCCGTCATCGTCACCAACGCAGACCAGACGGACGCGGTCATCGCGGCCGTGAGCGGCGTGGACGGGGTGTCGAAGGATCCCGGGGCAGTGTGCCCGCAGGTCGATGTCGAAAAGTTGTCGGCGCTGATCAAGTCCAACCCGGCCGCGGTGGCCTCGGCTGCCGGGCAGGGGTGTGCACCCGACTTCCTCACGGCCGCACCGATCGACGGGCGGATGGTCGTCAACGTGACCCTCGCCGACTCGTACGACTCCCCCGAAGCCCTCGAGACGGTGACACGACTGCGCGACGCGGCGCACGCGGTGCCCGGTGCCGATGCGCTCGTCGGCGGCAGCACCGCAACGACTCTCGATGTGCAGACCGCGTCGGTGCACGACCGGAACCTGATCATCCCGATCGTTCTCGTCGTCATCTTCGTCGTGCTGTCGCTCCTGCTCCGCGCCTTGCTCACTCCCATCATCCTCATCGCCACCGTGGTCCTGTCGTTCGCGGCCACCCTCGGGGTGTGCGGACTCTTCTTCACTCACGTCTTCCATTTCGCCAACGCGGATCCGGCATTCCCCCTGTTTGCATTCGTGTTCCTCGTGGCGCTCGGTATCGACTACAACATCTTCCTGATGACCCGGGTCCGCGAGGAAACCGAGGAGCACGGCACGAAATCCGGTGTGCTGCGCGGACTGGCAGTGACAGGTGGTGTCATCACCTCGGCCGGGGTGGTGCTCGCCGCGACCTTCGCGGTACTGGGTGTGCTGCCGCTGGTGTTCCTCGCCGAGGTCGGGTTCGCCGTCGCGTTCGGTGTGCTGCTCGATACCATCATCGTGCGCAGCATCCTCGTCCCGGCGCTCTCCCACGACATCGGCAAGAAGATCTGGTGGCCGTCGTCCCTCGCGAAGGCGAAGGACTGAGCAGGACTAATACGCCTCGTCCGTCCACAGGTGGAACAGGGCGTACGCCCGCCACGGCCGCCACTGCTCGGCGAGAACGGCGGCCTGCCTGCCCGTCCTGACACCCAATGCGCGTTTGAGGACGAGGTCGTCGGGGGTGAACGCGTCGGGGTCGCCCAGCACCCGCACCGTCAGGTAGTCCGCCGTCCACGGACCGATACCCGGAAGCGCCATCAGACCGGACCGGAAGTCTGCGGCGTCGGTGTCCCCGCCGAGCCGTAGACCGTCGGTTGCCGCCTCGGCCACCGCGTGCACCGTCTTCGCTCGGGCGCCGGTGAGACCGACGGTCGCGCGCAACTCCTCGACAGTGAGCTCGGCCAGTGTCTCCGGTTCGGGGAACGCGAAGAATCCGTCGTGCACAGGCAGGCCGTACGCCGACACCAGTCGGCCACCGAACGTCCGGGCTGCTGCGAGCGAAACCTGTTGTCCGAGAATGGTGAGCACCGCCGTCTCGAATCCGTCCACACTTCCGAGGCGCC
It includes:
- a CDS encoding phosphopantetheine-binding protein; the encoded protein is MSSDPSTVPTRDRIRADVADVLDVPVADIDDTANLLDEGMDSVRVMALVERWRADGVQVDLVDLVGEPTLDAWFEVTAAR
- a CDS encoding YhgE/Pip domain-containing protein, with the translated sequence MAHETSDAGKMSVLRTPRFWIAPLLLVSVVMSLLAALYMGGMLNPPKHLNHFPIALVNQDEGDTMPNSNPPQQQNFGDQIAAGLVDGVDPNKVELRQIGIAQAQSALDNGEIYGAIVIPSDFTKRTFILAQASVVPGDVERPVITIYTNPRAGTISANLVQNIGEMAMDKANQTMGEQLTTQVTQQLQATAPDLQLSGASRLVLDEPIDVRVVAHNPLPDGTGFGLAAFYYALLIVLAGFTGATIASTLIDGMLGFTPTEVGPLYLHNEAVPISRFHTLLIKWAVMVLLAMIVSGLYLWISSALGLPITDPLALWEYGAFAIAAVGITAISVMAAFGNLGLLINLLVFVVLALPSSGGTIPLEAAPRLYTWLGEFEPMHQIYIGVRAIMFFGASGDAGLIHAVWMTLAGLLIGLVFGAVITRFYDRKGLHRRHKALSEPEPVDAAGA
- a CDS encoding bifunctional 3'-5' exonuclease/DNA polymerase; translation: MRVVMVPDADGGATTIRTDPAGVPVESPRRHPDVVVAVRDIEASEHPRWVWTSTAAVYPALLRAGVRVRRCHDLALTHAVLSMRDGVPAPPPDEPVDERPGLFDTAPTTDPARVVADFAEQRKTIGDDARLDLLVAAESAGALAAAEMSYDGLPFSADAHRAFLEAALGPRPTGYDLPQRIQDVSGEIGTAFGRRINPASHVEVVDAFRREGIELASTRKHLLRDVDHPAVPLLLHHRDLSKLFSTNGWQWLDSWVRDDRFRPVYVPGGVVSGRWASRGGGALQIPKPLRSSVIADPGHTFVIADAGQLEPRILAAMSGDARMVAAAGSDDLYAPVAAETFDGDRGKAKVAILGVLYGATAGEARSLLTLLRTRFPVAVEFVERAARAGERGEVVQSWLGRACPPPSPDFWSHGDARSRGRFTRNFVVQATASEWALCVLADLRRRLADDPDSELVFFQHDEVMVHTRNPESATRHVLGAVDVATRLLFGETRVRFPMDVAVRDCYAETSDAT
- a CDS encoding MMPL family transporter codes for the protein MTKLDSTDSSTSGETPRRFRWPAFTIVAIAIVAFFAGGFGGSFQGKLTEVQKNDNAAYLSSSAESTIVTNESAKFLTVETIPGFVLFHSDAPLTEQDKASIAQARDAIATVDGVDAEGIAQTQFSEDGTTASIYVPLVAKEDGTAVAGDVLAATEENVLTAAKNAATGLEVLPAGPGGLLVAFIDAFAGLDGALLGAALLVVILILLVVYRSPVLWFFPLFSALLALGLASMVIYYLAKADVLTLTGQSQGILFVLVIGAGTDYALLLISRYREELHFYPSRFDAMTKAWKESAPAITASAVTVILGLLCLTFSELNSNKSLGPVAAIGIACTYLVMMTFLPVALSAAGRWVFWPRKPKVDEAADLTTHGLWGRIAAQVGSKDRPLWIGTTVLLAVLFLVGIGSLKTDGLSSSENFTNRPDAVVGQELYDSQFDPGAGAPAVIVTNADQTDAVIAAVSGVDGVSKDPGAVCPQVDVEKLSALIKSNPAAVASAAGQGCAPDFLTAAPIDGRMVVNVTLADSYDSPEALETVTRLRDAAHAVPGADALVGGSTATTLDVQTASVHDRNLIIPIVLVVIFVVLSLLLRALLTPIILIATVVLSFAATLGVCGLFFTHVFHFANADPAFPLFAFVFLVALGIDYNIFLMTRVREETEEHGTKSGVLRGLAVTGGVITSAGVVLAATFAVLGVLPLVFLAEVGFAVAFGVLLDTIIVRSILVPALSHDIGKKIWWPSSLAKAKD
- a CDS encoding DNA-3-methyladenine glycosylase, whose amino-acid sequence is MRVLLPYRGPFTHAPLWSALRAHTVTGLERHDPDGTHTRVVNGPHGPALVSVVVRPADEYVEAHLTPAHPDDVEPLVAVVRRWLDLDADPLPIDAALSRHAALAPLVALRPGLRRLGSVDGFETAVLTILGQQVSLAAARTFGGRLVSAYGLPVHDGFFAFPEPETLAELTVEELRATVGLTGARAKTVHAVAEAATDGLRLGGDTDAADFRSGLMALPGIGPWTADYLTVRVLGDPDAFTPDDLVLKRALGVRTGRQAAVLAEQWRPWRAYALFHLWTDEAY